The Fervidibacillus albus genome contains a region encoding:
- the ndk gene encoding nucleoside-diphosphate kinase, translating into MEKTFLMVKPDGVQRNLIGEIVSRFERKGFQLVGAKLMHITPELAEKHYAEHKGKPFFNELISYITSGPVFAMVWQGENVIRAARKMMGATNPIDADPGTVRGDFALTVGKNIIHGSDSAESAKREISLFFQEEELVSYEKSFDNWMY; encoded by the coding sequence ATGGAAAAAACATTTCTAATGGTCAAACCCGACGGAGTCCAAAGGAACTTAATCGGTGAAATCGTATCGAGATTTGAACGGAAAGGATTTCAACTCGTCGGGGCAAAATTAATGCACATTACTCCCGAGTTGGCGGAAAAACATTATGCCGAACATAAGGGAAAACCGTTTTTTAATGAGCTCATATCTTATATTACTTCCGGACCTGTTTTTGCTATGGTATGGCAAGGGGAAAATGTCATTCGGGCTGCGCGGAAAATGATGGGTGCGACAAACCCGATCGATGCTGATCCTGGAACAGTTCGGGGGGATTTTGCTTTAACGGTTGGCAAAAATATTATTCACGGATCCGATTCGGCGGAAAGTGCAAAAAGGGAAATTTCTTTGTTTTTTCAAGAAGAGGAACTCGTTTCCTATGAAAAATCTTTCGATAACTGGATGTATTAA